Proteins from a genomic interval of Mesobacillus sp. S13:
- the nadB gene encoding L-aspartate oxidase, whose translation MNQSDVIIVGSGIAALQLANKLSKELNVIILTKDEMTAGNSYLAQGGVAAAVSPSDDPYFHYLDTLEAGAHHNNAAAVFEMTKKAPELIKGLWLSGCRFDEDGNGKLLLGMEGAHSEKRIVHSGGDATGKHMVDFLRSDLDASVSIEQSTFVYELILNSEETRCIGVKAKLADGRNAEYLAHHIVLATGGCGQIFSLTSNAETATGDGMALAYRAGAELADMEFIQFHPTLLYVDGKTKGLISEAVRGEGAVLVTAEGKRIMDGVHPLKDLAPRHIVSQTIYDYLRRGIQIFLDITNLRDFGIRFPTISSLCAEHGIDIEKGLIPVVPGSHFIMGGIKTDLQGRTSIPGLYAIGEAACTGIHGANRLASNSLLEGMFVGGNLAEWINSHPAAKEQEWKVYNHSGKSFTDKRNHRLSCGELPDIAMLKQTMMDRAGIVRSKEWLMKQGEWLAQFNMEEWLEAGLDHMQPSELNRLFMYITATLITKSALERTESRGGHYREDFPLEDNANWMKKQIIHQRKKVKDGKHEYNQTALAT comes from the coding sequence ATGAATCAATCAGATGTCATCATTGTTGGCAGCGGCATTGCCGCATTGCAATTGGCCAATAAATTATCAAAGGAATTAAATGTGATAATTCTCACAAAGGATGAAATGACAGCGGGCAATTCTTATCTCGCACAGGGAGGAGTTGCGGCGGCGGTTTCTCCGAGTGATGACCCGTACTTCCATTATCTCGACACATTAGAGGCCGGAGCTCACCATAATAACGCAGCAGCTGTATTTGAAATGACCAAAAAAGCGCCGGAATTGATAAAAGGCTTATGGCTATCAGGCTGTCGCTTTGATGAGGATGGAAATGGGAAATTGCTTCTGGGAATGGAAGGCGCACATAGTGAAAAGAGGATTGTCCACAGCGGCGGGGATGCGACTGGTAAGCATATGGTCGACTTTTTGAGGTCAGATTTGGATGCCAGTGTTTCAATAGAACAATCCACATTTGTTTATGAACTGATTTTAAACAGTGAGGAAACGCGATGTATCGGAGTGAAGGCGAAGCTGGCGGATGGTAGGAATGCAGAATATTTGGCGCACCATATTGTCCTTGCTACAGGGGGGTGCGGTCAGATTTTCAGCCTCACTTCGAATGCCGAGACGGCAACCGGGGATGGAATGGCGCTGGCCTATAGAGCAGGTGCAGAGCTGGCCGATATGGAGTTCATCCAATTTCACCCTACGCTTCTTTATGTAGATGGAAAGACGAAAGGGCTTATTTCAGAAGCCGTACGAGGCGAAGGAGCCGTGCTTGTGACTGCAGAGGGAAAGCGGATCATGGATGGAGTACATCCGCTGAAGGACCTGGCACCACGGCATATTGTATCCCAGACAATTTATGATTATTTGCGAAGAGGAATTCAAATCTTTTTAGATATTACCAACCTCCGGGATTTCGGCATCAGGTTTCCGACGATCAGCAGCCTGTGTGCAGAGCATGGGATTGATATTGAAAAAGGACTGATACCCGTCGTCCCTGGGAGCCATTTTATCATGGGCGGAATCAAGACGGACTTGCAGGGCAGGACCAGTATACCAGGATTGTATGCAATTGGAGAAGCGGCATGTACAGGTATTCACGGTGCAAATAGACTGGCGAGCAATTCCTTATTAGAAGGTATGTTTGTTGGCGGAAACCTTGCGGAGTGGATCAACAGCCATCCTGCAGCAAAAGAGCAAGAATGGAAGGTCTATAACCATTCCGGTAAAAGTTTTACAGATAAGCGTAATCACCGATTATCCTGCGGTGAACTTCCTGACATCGCCATGCTGAAACAAACAATGATGGACAGAGCAGGTATTGTAAGATCAAAAGAATGGCTGATGAAACAGGGTGAGTGGCTTGCCCAGTTCAACATGGAAGAATGGCTAGAGGCTGGGTTGGACCACATGCAGCCATCAGAATTAAACAGGCTGTTCATGTACATCACCGCTACTTTGATCACAAAGTCGGCTTTGGAAAGGACAGAAAGCAGAGGCGGGCACTACCGAGAAGATTTCCCGCTTGAGGATAACGCCAATTGGATGAAAAAACAAATCATCCATCAACGAAAAAAAGTAAAGGATGGTAAGCATGAATACAATCAAACTGCGCTTGCTACTTGA
- a CDS encoding IscS subfamily cysteine desulfurase gives MKYFDYAATCPLDRDAANIFIEASTKYFGNSQSIHEAGSAAANLLESCRQEFSRLLGVEEAGIYFTSGGSEANYLGIMALLSAKKKQGNHIITGAAEHSSVYNLMKKLEKEGWDITYLPLNNNGKIEFASFTEAVRPDTVLVSIQHGNPEIGTLQPVKIIAEYCSSKDILIHTDCVQTFGKIPTAALAHTVDALSISGHKFYGPKGTGVAYVNPKLALRPYIEGTVHEKGFRPGTVNVPGIAAMTAAAQKAQSLMAAESERISKLRSAFIETFKDAKDSFEIFGSEGKEQLPGILGMGIKGIEGQLVLLECNSRGHAISTGSACHTGMLSPAKTMSAMGIIGKEAKEFFRISFGRGTSQEDAVELAKILAAITKQVPAV, from the coding sequence ATGAAATATTTCGACTACGCGGCAACTTGCCCGCTTGACCGGGACGCGGCCAATATTTTCATTGAAGCGTCTACAAAGTACTTTGGAAATAGCCAGAGTATTCATGAAGCCGGCAGTGCAGCTGCCAATCTCCTCGAGAGCTGCAGGCAGGAATTTTCGCGCCTGCTGGGTGTCGAAGAAGCGGGGATTTATTTTACAAGCGGAGGTTCTGAAGCGAATTATCTTGGCATCATGGCCCTCCTCTCTGCTAAAAAGAAACAAGGAAATCATATTATTACCGGGGCCGCTGAACATTCTTCTGTCTATAATCTGATGAAAAAGCTTGAAAAAGAGGGATGGGATATCACCTACCTGCCATTGAACAACAACGGCAAAATAGAGTTTGCCAGTTTTACAGAAGCTGTCAGGCCGGATACTGTGCTTGTTTCAATCCAGCATGGTAACCCGGAAATCGGGACTCTCCAGCCGGTAAAAATCATCGCAGAATACTGCTCCTCTAAAGATATCCTGATTCATACTGATTGCGTGCAAACCTTCGGAAAAATCCCAACAGCGGCGCTGGCACACACAGTAGATGCCCTGTCCATTTCCGGCCATAAATTTTACGGACCAAAAGGAACCGGAGTGGCTTATGTCAATCCGAAGCTTGCCCTAAGGCCATACATTGAAGGAACTGTGCACGAAAAGGGCTTCAGGCCTGGCACGGTGAATGTACCAGGAATCGCTGCCATGACAGCTGCAGCGCAAAAAGCGCAATCCCTCATGGCAGCTGAGTCAGAAAGAATAAGTAAGCTCAGGTCGGCTTTCATTGAAACCTTTAAAGATGCCAAAGACTCATTCGAGATTTTCGGCTCTGAAGGAAAGGAACAACTCCCAGGAATCCTCGGAATGGGGATTAAAGGCATCGAGGGGCAATTGGTTCTGCTAGAATGCAACTCCAGAGGGCATGCAATTTCAACGGGAAGTGCTTGTCATACGGGGATGCTGTCGCCTGCGAAGACGATGTCTGCGATGGGAATCATCGGAAAAGAGGCAAAGGAATTTTTCAGGATTTCATTCGGGAGGGGAACTAGTCAGGAGGATGCAGTCGAACTTGCGAAAATTCTTGCTGCTATCACGAAACAGGTCCCGGCCGTTTAA
- a CDS encoding transcription repressor NadR, with amino-acid sequence MKEPTKILGDERRAYILKRLQESSEPITGGDLATITNVSRQVIVGDITLLKAKNEPIIATSQGYLYMHASRPTAAERTIAVSHGPERTEEELLLLVDQGVTVKDVKIEHPVYGDLTASIMVSNRNEVKQFMEKIRATNAAYLSELTGGIHLHTISAPTEKALDEAEETLRKEKLLIDLE; translated from the coding sequence ATGAAGGAACCTACGAAAATTCTCGGAGATGAACGCCGGGCCTATATCCTAAAGCGCCTGCAGGAAAGCAGTGAACCTATTACTGGAGGTGACCTTGCGACCATCACGAATGTAAGCAGACAGGTCATTGTTGGCGATATCACCTTGCTTAAAGCTAAAAACGAGCCTATCATTGCGACCAGTCAGGGATATCTCTATATGCATGCCTCCCGTCCTACTGCAGCGGAAAGGACCATTGCCGTTTCCCACGGCCCGGAAAGGACAGAAGAAGAACTCCTGCTTCTTGTTGATCAAGGTGTCACAGTTAAGGACGTAAAAATCGAGCATCCCGTGTATGGGGATTTGACTGCATCCATCATGGTCTCAAACCGGAACGAAGTAAAACAGTTCATGGAAAAAATCAGAGCAACTAATGCCGCTTACTTATCAGAGTTAACAGGCGGAATCCATCTGCACACGATCTCCGCTCCGACGGAAAAAGCGCTAGATGAAGCAGAAGAAACGCTTAGAAAAGAAAAATTATTAATCGACCTGGAATAG
- the pheA gene encoding prephenate dehydratase, with protein sequence MNIGYLGPDATFTDYAARQLFKEAKRIPFVSIPECMDAASTGEIDAAIVPLENSIEGSVNLTIDYLVHETDLQIVAEAVVPIRQHLLIHPDNMEKWREAEQIFSHPHALAQCHKFLHKEFKGIPLENMSSTAAAAKYIQNHPERNIAAIANSLAAEEYGLVPVTQNIHDYSYNHTVFAVLAKEGHDINMASTEEYKTSLVITLPSDRAGALHQVLSAFSWRKLNLSKIESRPMKTGLGKYFFIIDINLKLDDVLIPGAIAELEALGCTVKLLGSYSSYKV encoded by the coding sequence TTGAATATTGGATATCTTGGGCCGGACGCGACATTTACAGATTATGCTGCCCGGCAATTGTTTAAAGAGGCTAAGAGAATTCCGTTTGTGAGTATACCAGAATGCATGGATGCCGCTTCAACAGGAGAAATTGACGCAGCGATTGTTCCGCTGGAAAACTCAATCGAGGGTTCCGTCAATCTTACCATCGATTATTTAGTCCATGAAACAGATCTACAGATTGTTGCTGAAGCGGTGGTGCCAATCAGGCAGCATTTGCTGATTCACCCAGACAATATGGAAAAATGGAGGGAAGCTGAACAGATATTCAGCCATCCACACGCGCTTGCGCAATGCCATAAATTTTTACATAAAGAATTCAAAGGAATTCCTCTCGAAAATATGTCCTCTACAGCCGCAGCGGCAAAATATATACAAAACCATCCAGAAAGAAACATCGCTGCCATCGCCAATAGCCTTGCTGCAGAGGAGTACGGATTAGTGCCGGTTACGCAAAATATCCATGATTACAGCTATAATCATACTGTCTTCGCTGTGCTGGCAAAGGAAGGCCATGATATAAACATGGCATCAACTGAAGAGTACAAGACAAGTCTGGTGATAACCTTGCCATCAGATCGGGCTGGTGCGCTGCATCAAGTGTTATCTGCTTTCTCATGGCGCAAGCTCAATCTGTCAAAGATTGAATCACGCCCGATGAAAACAGGCTTGGGCAAATACTTTTTCATTATTGATATTAATTTAAAATTGGATGATGTTTTGATTCCGGGAGCGATTGCAGAACTGGAAGCATTAGGCTGCACAGTAAAGTTGCTCGGAAGCTATTCAAGCTATAAGGTATAA
- a CDS encoding ACT domain-containing protein gives MKQNQDRKFYLVREDVLPEAMKKTLEAKEMIERGKAESVWDAVQRVDLSRSAFYKYRDTVFPFHTVVKERIITLFFQLEDRSGTLSELLSTVAAAGCNVLTIHQTIPLQSRANVTLSLNVTEMSVEMDELLARLKRLEFVEKVEVLGSGA, from the coding sequence ATGAAGCAAAATCAAGATAGGAAGTTTTACCTTGTTCGTGAAGATGTCCTGCCTGAAGCAATGAAGAAGACACTTGAGGCGAAGGAAATGATCGAGCGCGGTAAGGCAGAGTCAGTCTGGGATGCAGTTCAACGCGTCGATTTGAGCCGGAGTGCCTTTTACAAATACCGAGATACCGTGTTTCCGTTCCATACGGTTGTGAAGGAACGAATCATTACGCTGTTTTTTCAGCTTGAAGATCGTTCTGGTACACTTTCTGAACTGCTGAGCACCGTCGCTGCAGCAGGCTGCAATGTTTTGACCATCCATCAGACCATTCCTCTGCAAAGCAGGGCGAATGTAACGCTGAGCCTGAATGTCACCGAAATGAGTGTCGAAATGGACGAATTGCTCGCGAGACTGAAAAGACTGGAGTTTGTAGAAAAAGTAGAAGTGCTCGGATCAGGTGCTTAA
- the obgE gene encoding GTPase ObgE, whose amino-acid sequence MFVDQVKIYVKGGDGGDGMVAFRREKYVPKGGPAGGDGGNGANVVFQVEEGLRTLMDFRYQRHFKAPRGEHGMSKNQHGKNSKDMIVKVPPGTIVSDAETGAIIADLVEHGQKAVIARGGRGGRGNSRFATPANPAPELSEKGEPGQEREIVMELKLLADVGLVGFPSVGKSTLLSVVSAARPKIAEYHFTTIAPNLGMVETEDGRSFVLADLPGLIEGAHSGVGLGHQFLRHIERTRVIIHVIDMAATEGRDPYEDYLTINNELKEYNLRLTERPQVIVANKMDMPDAEENLKVFKEKVGDEHPVFPISAVTREGLRELLFAVADLIEKTPEFPLIDEEVLEKDENRVMYKHEKAEQEFQITRESDGAFVISGDSIERLFKMTDFSRDESVQRFARQMRGMGIDDALRERGAKDGDTVKLLEYEFEFVE is encoded by the coding sequence ATGTTTGTCGATCAGGTTAAAATTTATGTAAAAGGCGGGGACGGCGGCGATGGAATGGTCGCGTTCCGACGTGAAAAATACGTACCGAAGGGCGGCCCTGCTGGCGGCGACGGCGGTAACGGTGCAAATGTGGTCTTCCAGGTGGAAGAGGGACTGCGTACGCTGATGGATTTCAGGTATCAGCGCCATTTCAAGGCACCTCGCGGAGAGCACGGAATGTCTAAAAACCAGCATGGTAAAAATTCCAAGGATATGATCGTAAAAGTTCCACCAGGGACAATCGTATCCGACGCTGAGACTGGCGCGATCATTGCTGACCTGGTAGAGCATGGCCAGAAGGCAGTTATCGCCAGGGGTGGCCGAGGCGGCCGTGGTAACTCACGCTTTGCTACACCAGCCAACCCGGCACCAGAGCTCTCAGAAAAAGGGGAGCCCGGACAGGAAAGAGAAATTGTCATGGAATTGAAGCTCCTTGCGGATGTTGGACTGGTAGGCTTCCCAAGCGTAGGGAAATCGACGTTATTGTCTGTTGTTTCAGCAGCTAGACCGAAGATTGCAGAATACCACTTCACGACGATTGCCCCGAACCTGGGAATGGTCGAAACAGAAGACGGCCGAAGCTTTGTTCTTGCGGACTTGCCTGGACTTATTGAAGGTGCACATTCAGGAGTGGGCCTTGGGCATCAATTCCTGCGCCATATCGAACGTACACGTGTCATCATCCATGTTATTGACATGGCGGCAACGGAAGGCCGTGATCCGTACGAGGATTATCTGACAATCAATAATGAATTGAAGGAATACAATTTGAGGCTGACGGAAAGACCTCAAGTCATTGTCGCCAATAAAATGGACATGCCAGATGCGGAAGAAAACCTGAAAGTGTTCAAGGAAAAAGTCGGGGATGAACATCCTGTATTCCCAATTTCGGCTGTTACAAGAGAAGGTCTGCGTGAATTATTATTCGCGGTAGCTGACTTGATTGAAAAAACACCGGAGTTCCCTCTCATTGATGAAGAGGTATTGGAAAAAGATGAAAACCGCGTGATGTACAAGCACGAGAAAGCTGAACAGGAATTCCAGATCACCCGTGAGTCGGATGGAGCATTCGTCATTTCGGGTGACAGTATTGAAAGGCTGTTCAAGATGACTGATTTCTCAAGGGATGAATCTGTCCAAAGGTTCGCCCGCCAGATGCGCGGCATGGGCATTGACGATGCACTTCGTGAAAGAGGCGCGAAAGACGGAGATACAGTCAAGCTGCTTGAATATGAATTTGAATTCGTGGAATAG
- a CDS encoding Spo0B C-terminal domain-containing protein: MKKEWDTIEVLRHARHDWMNQLQLIKGNLSLNKVDRAKEIIEEIIMEARQDAKLSNLHLPQFASTLLTCNWENHHFQLEYEVMDSQNFHRLDDQLLTGWTEQLFDTLNSSIEPYQENHLSVTIEPQEKGIGFFFDFSGIIKDKNRLESFLDQQNGEKMKVISDGVVDGELTIEVFIESL, encoded by the coding sequence ATGAAAAAAGAGTGGGATACAATCGAGGTTTTGCGCCATGCACGCCATGATTGGATGAATCAGCTTCAATTAATTAAAGGGAATTTATCGCTGAATAAAGTGGACCGGGCTAAAGAGATCATTGAAGAAATTATCATGGAAGCCAGGCAGGATGCAAAGCTATCTAATTTACATCTTCCTCAGTTTGCCTCTACCTTGTTAACCTGCAATTGGGAGAATCATCATTTCCAATTGGAATATGAAGTAATGGACTCCCAGAACTTCCACAGATTAGATGACCAGCTGTTGACTGGCTGGACAGAGCAGCTTTTTGATACATTGAATTCTTCGATTGAACCATATCAGGAAAATCATCTCTCCGTCACAATTGAACCGCAGGAGAAAGGAATCGGGTTCTTTTTTGATTTTAGCGGAATAATAAAGGATAAAAATCGCTTAGAAAGCTTCCTCGACCAGCAGAACGGTGAAAAAATGAAAGTGATATCGGATGGCGTTGTCGATGGCGAATTGACAATAGAAGTTTTTATAGAATCACTCTAG
- the rpmA gene encoding 50S ribosomal protein L27, with product MLRLDLQFFASKKGVGSTKNGRDSISKRLGAKRADGQFVTGGSILYRQRGTKIYPGVNVGKGGDDTLFAKVDGVVKFERLGRDRKQVSVYPAAQEA from the coding sequence ATGTTAAGATTAGATCTTCAATTCTTCGCTTCTAAGAAGGGTGTAGGTTCTACTAAGAACGGACGTGACTCAATCTCTAAGCGTCTTGGCGCTAAGCGTGCAGACGGTCAATTCGTAACTGGTGGTTCTATCCTTTATCGTCAGCGCGGAACTAAAATCTACCCAGGTGTAAACGTGGGTAAAGGTGGAGATGACACTCTATTCGCTAAGGTTGACGGCGTCGTTAAATTCGAACGTCTTGGCCGTGACCGCAAGCAAGTAAGTGTTTATCCAGCAGCTCAAGAAGCGTAA
- a CDS encoding ribosomal-processing cysteine protease Prp, translating to MIRATINRTKSGSIQSFTISGHAGFAAHGSDIVCAGVSTISIGTVNSIIGLTGVTPDIEQGADGFLRCEIPDNLPEDTQGKIQLLLESMVITLQSMEKEYGKHIKLTFKQ from the coding sequence ATGATTCGTGCAACGATTAATCGTACAAAATCCGGAAGCATCCAATCGTTTACGATTAGCGGCCATGCTGGATTCGCTGCCCATGGCAGTGACATTGTCTGTGCAGGTGTTTCAACCATCTCGATCGGAACTGTCAATTCCATCATTGGTTTGACAGGAGTCACCCCGGACATTGAACAAGGCGCCGATGGTTTTCTCCGCTGTGAAATCCCTGACAATTTGCCGGAGGATACACAGGGGAAAATTCAATTGCTCCTCGAAAGTATGGTCATTACATTGCAATCGATGGAAAAAGAGTACGGAAAGCACATAAAATTAACCTTCAAACAGTAG
- the rplU gene encoding 50S ribosomal protein L21 — translation MYAIIETGGKQVKVEEGQAIYIEKLNAAEGETVTFDKVLFVGGDNVKVGSPVVEGATVTAKVEKNGRQKKIIVFKYKAKKNNRKKQGHRQPYTKVVIEKINA, via the coding sequence ATGTACGCAATTATCGAAACTGGCGGCAAGCAAGTAAAGGTAGAAGAAGGACAAGCAATCTACATTGAAAAGCTAAACGCTGCTGAAGGCGAAACTGTAACTTTTGACAAGGTTCTTTTTGTAGGTGGCGATAACGTTAAAGTTGGTAGCCCAGTAGTTGAAGGCGCAACTGTAACTGCTAAAGTTGAAAAGAACGGCCGTCAAAAGAAAATCATCGTTTTCAAGTACAAAGCGAAAAAGAACAATCGTAAGAAGCAAGGTCATCGTCAGCCTTACACTAAAGTTGTTATCGAAAAGATCAACGCTTAA
- a CDS encoding Rne/Rng family ribonuclease: protein MYKLIINTNSREKRFALVKDGEVEKIYIEQPGQQSLVGNIYLGIVEKVIPGMSAAFVNFGEEMSGFLQKEKLPSYVLSDDEKKNNRSISSYVHQGEKLLVQVEKDAAGTKGARLTAVVELQGENLVYMPQGKYIAVSKKAESPETRDKWRDFASQVKTPGEGLIFRTESLSQTEEVIMRELEQQRTQYALMVKTMSAMKKPGIVHSRDYFFEQAMAALLSVQNVDVITDCLDMKKRIQRHDPESIEPEFYTGKENIFSFYKIEQEIERLLKRMVWLDKGAYMVIDQGEALTMIDVNTGKFSGKSDLRDTVMKTNMNAAVEAARQIRLRDLAGIILIDFIDMKSQSERDKVLKAIQKELLQDGRRTRIIGFTELGILQLTRKKTKQSMAETLTEKCWTCGGTGQVLSSETVAYRLERALWEYKNSDYDEVLVAATDEVIKQFSGETDIHKLRLEKTLGFKIKFSLSDAAKPFYEIIKVGASTESG, encoded by the coding sequence ATGTACAAGTTAATCATTAATACAAATTCAAGAGAAAAACGCTTCGCTTTGGTCAAGGATGGCGAAGTTGAAAAAATATATATTGAACAGCCTGGCCAACAATCGCTGGTCGGGAATATTTATCTGGGCATCGTCGAAAAAGTCATCCCGGGGATGAGCGCTGCCTTTGTCAATTTTGGCGAAGAAATGAGCGGCTTCCTTCAAAAAGAAAAGCTCCCTTCCTATGTACTTTCAGACGACGAGAAGAAAAACAACCGCTCGATTTCTTCCTATGTCCATCAAGGTGAAAAGCTGCTGGTCCAGGTTGAAAAGGATGCAGCCGGCACAAAAGGGGCAAGACTGACGGCAGTGGTTGAATTACAAGGTGAGAACCTTGTCTATATGCCTCAAGGAAAATACATAGCCGTATCTAAAAAGGCAGAATCACCCGAAACGAGGGATAAATGGAGAGATTTTGCCAGCCAGGTTAAAACACCCGGAGAAGGCCTCATTTTCAGGACGGAAAGCCTGAGTCAGACAGAAGAAGTCATCATGCGTGAGCTGGAACAGCAGCGGACTCAATACGCTCTAATGGTAAAGACTATGTCAGCTATGAAGAAGCCGGGAATCGTTCACAGTCGTGACTACTTTTTTGAGCAAGCAATGGCAGCCCTTCTATCTGTTCAAAATGTTGACGTGATCACAGATTGCCTCGATATGAAAAAAAGAATTCAGCGGCATGATCCAGAAAGTATAGAGCCAGAATTTTATACTGGCAAAGAAAATATCTTTTCCTTTTATAAAATCGAGCAAGAAATCGAGCGTTTGCTTAAAAGGATGGTCTGGCTCGATAAAGGGGCGTATATGGTCATTGACCAGGGTGAAGCACTGACGATGATCGATGTGAACACAGGGAAGTTTTCCGGCAAGAGTGATTTGCGTGACACGGTCATGAAAACGAATATGAATGCTGCAGTCGAAGCGGCAAGGCAAATCAGACTTAGGGATCTTGCGGGCATCATTCTGATCGATTTTATCGATATGAAGAGTCAGAGTGAGCGGGACAAGGTGCTGAAGGCCATTCAAAAAGAACTGCTTCAGGACGGGCGCCGGACACGGATCATCGGTTTTACAGAGCTGGGTATCCTCCAGCTGACAAGAAAGAAAACGAAGCAGTCGATGGCCGAGACTCTGACCGAGAAATGCTGGACTTGCGGAGGCACGGGACAGGTACTCAGTTCAGAGACCGTCGCGTACCGGCTTGAGCGCGCGCTATGGGAATACAAAAACTCGGATTACGATGAAGTTCTTGTTGCGGCAACCGATGAAGTCATCAAGCAATTTTCCGGTGAGACTGATATCCATAAATTGAGGCTTGAAAAGACATTAGGCTTTAAGATAAAATTCTCATTGTCAGACGCGGCGAAACCTTTTTACGAAATCATTAAGGTTGGTGCTTCGACAGAATCAGGTTGA
- a CDS encoding M50 family metallopeptidase → MNKAIELLRKIHIHPLLWVIIALAVATAHFIELMMVLLIIFVHEMGHGAAASFFSWRIKKIALLPFGGVAEMDEHGNRPLKEELIVVLAGPLQHIWMMALSSLLFAAGLVPEKWHMLFIEYNMMVLLFNLIPIWPLDGGKLLFILLSLSTSFQEAHVRTLYVSAGILALFSAFLIVMAPMTLNVWVIIGFLAFSLYFEWKQRRFTFMRFLMERHYGKQVDLRELKPINATENEMVGQVLSKFQRGCKHPIIVKQKDGKEMVMDENELLHAFFSEKLLSAKIGDLLYTF, encoded by the coding sequence TTGAATAAAGCCATTGAATTATTGCGAAAAATACACATCCATCCTTTGTTGTGGGTGATCATCGCCCTTGCTGTTGCGACCGCGCATTTTATAGAGCTGATGATGGTGCTGCTGATTATTTTTGTTCATGAAATGGGACATGGTGCTGCAGCTTCTTTTTTTTCGTGGAGAATCAAGAAAATCGCCTTGCTGCCATTCGGCGGTGTAGCGGAAATGGATGAGCATGGAAACAGACCGTTAAAAGAGGAACTGATTGTCGTCCTTGCAGGCCCCCTGCAGCATATCTGGATGATGGCGCTCTCCTCTTTGCTGTTTGCCGCAGGGCTTGTTCCGGAAAAATGGCATATGTTGTTCATCGAATATAATATGATGGTCCTTTTGTTCAATCTGATTCCAATCTGGCCATTGGATGGAGGCAAGCTGTTGTTCATCCTGCTATCGTTGTCCACTTCCTTTCAAGAAGCCCATGTGCGGACGCTGTATGTCTCAGCAGGAATACTGGCACTTTTTTCGGCTTTCCTTATCGTCATGGCCCCAATGACATTGAATGTCTGGGTCATCATCGGTTTCCTGGCTTTCTCCCTGTACTTTGAATGGAAGCAGCGACGGTTCACATTCATGCGCTTTTTGATGGAAAGGCACTATGGAAAGCAGGTGGATTTAAGAGAGCTGAAGCCGATCAACGCCACCGAGAATGAAATGGTCGGGCAGGTCCTGAGTAAATTTCAGCGCGGCTGCAAGCATCCCATCATCGTCAAGCAGAAGGACGGCAAAGAAATGGTCATGGATGAGAATGAATTGCTCCATGCTTTTTTCAGTGAGAAGCTGTTATCAGCGAAAATTGGAGATTTGCTTTACACCTTTTAA
- a CDS encoding M23 family metallopeptidase: MNSRADDIRRRMMKRKRERERMEKMNHNRFFSTEEERHGFDRIPSYDMGPGEGGHPLFKKEVFLFKVLASACLVLIIAIIYRSPSEKAETIQQYVKHTMEQEFQFAAVSNWYEDQFGKPLALLPAKESGEEENKQDLAPDNQYALPASGKILEDFGDNGQRIMIETGKGAGVEAMDEGLVHFVGMKEGFGKTVIVQHADKSETWYGNLDKIDVSLYEYISKGTKVGSAMDSTDGIKGSFYFAIKKGDDFVDPVQVIKFE; encoded by the coding sequence ATGAACTCGAGAGCTGATGATATACGCAGAAGGATGATGAAGAGGAAAAGAGAGCGGGAAAGAATGGAGAAAATGAACCATAATCGCTTTTTTTCGACGGAGGAAGAGCGGCATGGTTTTGACCGGATTCCATCTTATGACATGGGTCCGGGGGAAGGTGGACATCCTCTATTCAAAAAGGAAGTTTTTTTATTCAAGGTGCTTGCTTCGGCGTGCCTGGTTTTGATCATTGCGATCATTTACCGCAGTCCATCTGAAAAAGCAGAAACAATCCAGCAATACGTGAAGCATACGATGGAACAGGAATTCCAGTTTGCTGCCGTTTCGAACTGGTATGAAGATCAGTTTGGAAAGCCTCTGGCTCTGCTTCCAGCCAAAGAATCTGGCGAGGAAGAAAATAAACAGGATTTGGCTCCCGACAACCAGTATGCACTCCCTGCTTCCGGTAAAATCCTTGAAGATTTTGGCGACAATGGCCAGAGAATCATGATTGAAACCGGCAAAGGTGCCGGTGTAGAAGCCATGGATGAAGGTCTTGTCCACTTTGTCGGCATGAAGGAAGGATTCGGCAAAACGGTCATTGTGCAGCATGCAGACAAGAGTGAAACATGGTACGGAAACCTCGACAAAATCGACGTAAGCCTTTATGAATATATTTCCAAGGGCACAAAGGTAGGAAGTGCGATGGACAGTACGGATGGAATCAAAGGTTCGTTTTACTTCGCTATTAAAAAAGGGGATGACTTCGTTGATCCTGTCCAGGTGATCAAGTTTGAATAA